The genomic region CCGCCGTGCCGAGAGCGCCCAGGAAAGCGGCTGAGAAGGCGCCGAAAGTCGGCGCCGGCGAGCTGCACACCCTGTTCGATTTCCTGCGCTATGCCGTGAGCCGCTTCAACGCGGCCAAGCTCGTGTTCGCGCACGGCACCACCGATCCGGTGGCCGAGGCCGCGTTCCTGATCTGCGAGACGCTGCACCTTCATCCCGACCAGTTCGAGAATTTTGCCACCGCACGCGTCACCGTGGCCGAAGGCCGGCAGATTCTCGAGCTGATCGAGCGCCGGATCGCGACGCGGAAGCCGGCCGCCTATCTCGTCAACAAAGTCTATATGCGCGGCCTGCCGTTCTATGTCGACGAGCGCACCATCGTTCCGCGCTCCTTCATCGGCGAATTGCTGGATTCGCATTTCGGCGGCGACGAGGATGGCACCTCGCTGATCGGCGATCCCGAAGAGGTCGAACGCGTGCTCGATCTCTGCACCGGCTCCGGCTGCCTTGCGATCCTGGCGGCGCGGCATTTTCCCAATGCCGCGGTCGACGCCGTCGATATTTCAAAGGACGCGCTCGAGGTCGCCGCGCGCAACGTCGCCGACCACGGCCTCGACGATCGCCTGACGCTGCATCGCGGCGACCTGTTCAAGCCGCTCGGCGGCAACAGATACGATCTCATCATCTCGAACCCGCCCTATGTCGACGCCGAAGGCATGGCGGCGCTGCCGCGCGAGTGCCGCGCCGAGCCGAAGATCGCCTTCGACGGCGGCGCTGACGGGCTCGACATCGTCCGTCGCCTGCTCGATGAGGCGAAGCAACATCTGACCCCGCAGGGCGGGCTGCTCTGCGAGATCGGCCGCGGCCGCGACAATCTGGAGGCCGCCTATCCGAACCTGCCGCTGCTCTGGCTCGACACCGAGGACTCCGAGGGCGAGGTGTTCTGGATCGCTGCCGCGGACCTCTGACCGGCGTGCCGCCGCCGGCTCCGGCGATTTACGGAGCCCGATCCGGGCGAAACGAAAATCGTGTGCAGTTCCAGCCGGTTCCGAAGATCGCTGGCCCGTCGAATCAACAATGGTGCTAAGGTCGCGGTCCGGGGACGTTCGGACAGAGGGCGCGGGCGCGCGACATGATTCGCATTTCGACGATCTTCATCGCCATCTGCATGGTGCTGCTCGCAGCCTCGCTCGGCTTCGTGCTGTATTCGGTGGCGGGCATCAGCGGGTCGGAATCGGCGATCGTGGCGCTCACCGCCCTCACCTGCCTGATCCTCTACAACGCGGTCTCGATGCGGCTGCGCGACCGCAGCGACGTCGGCGGCCAGATCGCGGATCTGTCGCGCGGCACCGCCGACCTTGCCCGCCAGGTCGCCGAATTCGGCCGCCGGCTGGCCGCAGTCGAAGGCCGCGTCGCCTCGGCCAACTCCACCGGCGCCGACCGGATGCAGGGCATGGCCGGCGAGATCAGCGAGCTCGGCGGACTGGTGCGGCAGCTTGCGGCATCCGTCGCCCATCATGAGGATATGCTGGCGGCGGCTCCGGCGGTGCAGCCGGTCGCCTCCCCGCGCGACGATGTGCTGCAACGCGTTGCGCCGGCGCCGACCGTCGTGGTGGCGCCTCCGCCGACACCTGCAGCTCCGCCGGAGGTCTCGCGCAGCCAGATCCAGCTGATCGGCGCGATCAAGCAGGCCGTCGACGAGAACCGCCTCGACATCTACCTGCAGCCGATGGTGACGCTGCCGCAGCGCAAGGTGCGCTACTACGAGGCGGTGACGCGGCTGCGCGACGAGCGCGACCAGGTGCTGGCCGCCGAGGATTTCATCGAGGCGGCCGAGGCCGGCGGCCTGATCGGCCGCATCGATCACATGGTGATGCTTCGCTGCGTCCAGGTGCTGCGCCGCCTGATGATCCGCAGCAAGGATGTCGGCGTGTTCTGCAACGTCTCGGCGGCAACGCTCGCCAGCCCGGCGCATTTCACCCAGTGTCTCGACTTCCTCGAGGCCAACCGCGCGCTGGCGCCGTCCTTCGTGCTCGAGTTCAAGCAGGCGACCTTCCGCAATCTCGGCCCGGCCGAGAGCGAGAATCTCGCGGCGCTGGCACAGCGCGGCTACCGGTTCTCGATCGACCATGTCAGCGACCTTCGCCTCGAGCCGCGCGAGCTCGCCGACCGCGGCGTCCGCTTCATCAAGGTGCCGGCGGCGCTGCTGCTTGACGCCAAGCAGATCGCGACCACCGATATCCATCCTTCCGATCTGTCCGACCTGCTCGGCCGCTACGGCATCGACCTGATCGCCGAACGGATCGAGGGCGAACGCTCGGTGGTCGACCTGCTCGACTACGATGTCCGGTTCGGCCAGGGGTTCCTGTTCGCGCCGCCGCGGCCGTTGCGGCCCGAGGGGGCATCTGCTACCGCCGAGGCTCCGCAGCCCAACCCCCAGGATCTTAATGGCGCCAGCACTTCAGCCCCTGTCTCCAGCCCCGCAGCTCCGCCGCGCGCAACCGGCAGCGCCGCGCTGGCGCGCCGCGCCCTCGGTCCAAATTAGCCGGCAAGTCGCATCATGACCTCACTGCGTTTCGTGGAGCAGCTGCGCGACCTCGTCGGCGGCGTCGATGTGGTGCTGTCGGATATCTGGGGCGTCGTGCACAACGGGCTCGAGTCCTTTCCCGAGGCCTGCGAGGCACTGCATACGTTCCGCCAGCAGGGCGGCACGGTCATCCTGATCACCAACGCGCCGCGGCCGGCCGATTCCGTGCAGCGACAGCTGCGCAAGCTCGGCGTCGCCGACGAGACCTATGATGCGATCGTCTCCTCGGGCGACCTGACGCGCCATTTCGTTTCTGATCATCCCGGCCAGAAGATCTTCTGGATCGGCCCGGAGCGCGACAGCTCGATCCACCGCGGCCTCGACGCCACCTTGGTGCCGCTGGAGCAGGCCGACTACATCATCTGCACCGGCCTGTTCGACGACGAGACCGAGTCGGCCGAAGATTATCGCGACACGCTGCTGAAGGCGCTCGAGCGCAAGCTCACGCTGGTCTGCGCCAATCCCGATATCGTGGTCGAGCGCGGCGACCGGCTGATCTATTGCGCCGGCGCGGTCGCCGAACTCTATCGCGAGCTCGGCGGCGAGGTGATCTTCTACGGCAAGCCGCACCGGCCGGTCTATGAGCGCGCCATGGCGCTGGCGACCGAGCGCCGCGGGCGTCCGACCGAGCTCAGCCGCGTGCTCGCGATCGGCGATTCCGTGCGCACCGATCTCACCGGCGCCCACGGCTTCGGCATCGATCTTTTGTTCGTCACCCGCGGCATCCATTCCGAACAGTTCGAGGGCATCGAGCAGCTCGATGCGGCCTCGATCAAGGAATTGTTCGGCCATCCGCCACGCGCGCTGATGCGCGAGCTGAAGTGGTAGCGGGCAACTCCGCAGCGGCGCGCCGCCAAAATATCGAAAACAACCCCATGCAAAGGAGTCGGCGGCGGCCGACGTTCGACCAGCGGACTTGACACGTCGGGCAACTCAGGGATATATTTCTAATATTCCGAAATGGTGCGAGCGCCATCCAGTGTCATCACCCGCGCATGCGGGTGATCCAGTATTCCAGAGGCGGTCGTGCTTGAGCCGAGGGGCCGCGGCGTACTGGATCGCCCGGTTGAACCGGGCGATGACAGGTGAGGATGAGGACGCAGCTAGCCAGCGCGAAGACGCGACTTCTGCCCGGGCATGACAAGATATTCAGTCGATGCAATCGATGTCGGGCGGTTACGCCGTCGCCATGTCCGGGAAGACCGCCTCGATCTTGGTCTTCAGCGTGGCCGCATTGAACGGCTTGACGATGTAGTTGTTCACGCCGGCCTTCTTGGCCGCGATCACGTTCTCGGTCTTGGATTCCGCCGTGATCATGATGAAGGGCGTGGTCGCGAGGTTGGGATCGGCGCGGACTTCCTTGAGCAGGTCGTAGCCGGTCATCGGCTCCATGTTCCAGTCGGAAATCACCAGGCCGTACTTCTTGCCGCGCATCTTGTTCAGCGCTGCGGAGCCGTCGGAGGCATCGTCGATATTCTCGAATCCAAGCTGCTTGAGAAGATTCCGGATGATGCGGATCATGGTGCTGTAATCATCAACCACCAGAACCGGCATGGACAAATCAACCGCCATCTTTCCCCCCAAAACACAAACGCAACTTGGCTTCTGCACGAACGCAGCTTTCCGCCAACGACTAACAGCAGCCGTTAAACAGCGCGTTAACCGGCTGAATCCGGATTGTTACGGATTTGACGCGATTTTCGCTACCTTGACTTCCACACCGCCGCCGCGTCACGGTCCGGCCCGCACCAATCATGCTTAAGAATCCTTGAAGAATACACTCATGAGCACCGGCTTTACCGTTATCCGCGACAACACCCCCGCAAGCGCCATTCCGAAAGGCGCCGTGGTCGCGATGGGCAATTTCGATGGCGTCCATCTCGGTCACCGCGCCGTGATCGGCGCGGCGCTTGCGATGGGCCGAGCACACGGCGTGCCCGCGCTCGCCGTGACCTTCGAGCCGCATCCGCGCAGCTTCTTCAGCCCCAACACCCCGCAATTCCGTCTCACGGACGAGACCAACAAGCTGCGGCTGCTCGCGGCCACCGGGCTCGCCGGTGCCGTCGTGATGACCTTCGACAAGGCGCGCGCCGGCACCTCGGCACAGGATTTCATTCACCACGACCTGATCGGCCGGCTCGGCATCAGCGGGATCGCGGTCGGTTACGACTTCCATTTCGGCAAGGGCCGGGTCGGCTCGCCGAGCCTCCTGGTCAGCGAAGCGCCGCGGCTCGGCATCGAGGTCGATGTGCAGGCCCATGTCGACATCGAGGAACGCCCGGTTTCCTCCAGCGCCATCCGCATGGCGCTCGCCGAGGGTGAGATCGCGGATGCGACCACGATGCTGGGCGGACCGTGGTTCGTCACCGGCAAGGTGATCCACGGCGAGAAGCGCGGCCGCGACCTCGGCTACCCCACCGCCAATATCCGCCTCGACAAGCATTGCGGCCTGAAGCACGGCATCTACGCGGTACGGGTCGGCAAGGGCTCGCAACGGTTCGACGGTGTCGCAAGCTTCGGGCGCCGACCGACCTTCGACAACGGCGCGCCGCTGCTCGAGGCGTTCCTGTTCGACTTCAAGGGCGATCTGTATGACGCGGTCCTTGATGTCGCATTCATCGGTTTCATTCGCGAAGAGCTGAAATTCGACACCATCGAGGCGTTGATACGCCAGATGGATGACGACAGCGCCAAGGCGCGCGCGGTGCTGGCCGCAGCGCCCGACGCGTTCCCGCAGCTCGGAGTGATTGGTTGAACAGGACTGAAAAGCAAAAAATGCTGGCGGGCGAACTGTATCGCCCCGATGCAGAGCTCGCCGCCGACCATACCGCGGCGGAACACTGGATGACGCGCTACAACGCCTCGGGTGCATCGTCCGCGGCCGAGTTGCACGCGCTGCTCGGCGAGCGCTTCCGCACGGTCGGCAGGGATGCCGTGATCCGCCCGCCGTTCTTCTGCGACTACGGCAGCAATATCCGCCTCGGCGACGGCGTGTTCCTCAACTTCAATTGCGTGATCCTCGACGTCGTCGAGGTCGTGATCGGCGATCGGACCCAGATCGGACCCGCGGTGCAGATCTATACCGCCGACCACCCGCGCGATGCCGAAACCCGCCGCGCCGGGCTGGAATTCGGCCGCCCGATCCGGATCGGCAGCGACGTCTGGATCGGCGGGGGTGCCATCATCCTGCCCGGCGTCACGATCGGCGACGGCGCCCTGGTCGGGGCCGGCAGCGTGGTCACACGGAACGTCGCCCCCGGCGCGATCGTGGCGGGAAATCCGGCCCGGGCACGGCCGGCCTGAGCCGCGCCATGCGCGGGCCGCCGGCCACCGGGGGCTTTGCGATTTCCCCGTCCGGCTGCTATGGAAACCCCATGTTTTCGCGGCGCATCATACGGATTAGCTGCCCGGCTTCCGCCTGAGCCTGAAGGCTCGGCGCAAGACCGGGACTTCGCCGTTTCACCCGCGATTGATCGCGTATCCGCGCCCGCACCTGCCAAATCAGAGCTTTCATGTCCGACAAGCCGCAAAAGACCGACGCCCAAAAGACTGACGTTAGGGACTATTCCAAGACCCTTTACCTGCCGCAGACGGAATTCCCGATGCGCGCCGGCCTGCCCCAGCGCGAGCCGGAAATCCTGAAATACTGGAACGAGATCGGCCTCTACGACAAGCTCCGCCAGGCAGCCGAAGGCCGTGCCAAATTCGTGCTGCATGACGGCCCGCCCTACGCCAACGGCAACATCCATATCGGGCACGCGCTGAACAAGATCCTCAAGGACGTCGTGACCAAGAGCCAGCAGATGCTCGGCTTCGACTCCAACTACGTGCCGGGCTGGGACTGCCACGGCCTGCCGATCGAATGGAAGATCGAGGAGGAGAACTACCGCTCCAAGGGCAAGCAGAAGCCCGATTTCCGCCACTCCGCGGCGATGGTCGCGTTCCGTAGGGAATGCCGTGCCTATGCGACGCACTGGATCAACGTGCAGCGCGAGGAGTTCAAGCGGCTCGGCATCATCGGCGACTGGGATCATCCCTACCAGACGATGAGCTATCCGGCCGAAGCCCAGATCGCCCGCGAGCTGATGAAGTTCGCGGCCAACGGCACGCTCTATCGCGGCTCGAAGCCGGTGATGTGGAGCGTGGTCGAGAAGACCGCGCTTGCCGAAGCCGAGGTCGAATACGAGGACCACACCTCGGACATGGTGTGGGTGAAATTCCCGGTCACCTCGCCGGCGCATGGCGCGCTGGCCAATGCCTCGGTCGTGATCTGGACCACCACGCCGTGGACGCTGCCCGGCAACCGCGCCATCTCGTTCTCGCCGAAGATCGCCTATGGCCTCTACAAGGTGACGGATGCGCCGGCGGACAATTGGGCGAAGACCGGCGATCTCCTGATCCTGGCCGACGCGCTTGCCGCCGAGGTGTTCAAGCAGGCGCGCGTCACGTCCTATGAGAAGGTCCGCGATATTCCCGGCGACACGCTGGACGCGGTCGAATGCGCTCATCCGCTGCGCGGCTTCGGTGGCGGCTACGAATTCATCGTGCCGCTGCTCGAAGGCGAGCATGTCACCGACGACACCGGCACCGGCTTCGTGCACACCGCGCCGAGCCACGGCCGCGAGGACTTCGACGTCTGGACGGCCAACACCCGCGAGCTCGATGCGCGCGGCATCCCGACGGCGATCCCGTATACGGTCGACGAGAACGGCGCCTACACGGCGCAGGCGCCGGGCTTCACCGGCAAACGCGTGCTCAACGACAAGGGCGAGAAGGGCGACGCCAACGAGGCCGTGATCAAGGCGCTGATCGAGGCCGGCAAGCTGCTCGCGCGCGGCCGCCTCAAGCACCAGTATCCGCACTCCTGGCGCTCCAAGAAGCCGGTGATCTTCCGCAACACGCCGCAATGGTTCATCGCGATGGACAAGCCCATCGCCGAGAACGGCCATGCGAAAAAGGGCGACACGCTGCGCGCCCGCGCGCTGCACGCGATCTCGGTCACGCAATGGGTGCCGCCGGCCGGCGAAAACCGCATCAACGGCATGATCGCCAACCGTCCCGACTGGGTGATCTCGCGCCAGCGCGCCTGGGGCGTGCCGATCGCCGTGTTCGTGCGCGAGAACAGCGACGGTTCGGCCGAGATCCTGCAGGACGAGGTCGTCAACCAGCGCATCACCGAGGCGTTCATGGAGGAAGGCGCCGACGCCTGGTACATGGACGGCGCCCGCGAGCGTTTCCTCGGGTCACGCGCGTCCGAGAACTGGAAGAAGGTCGACGACATCTGCGACGTCTGGTTCGATTCCGGCTCCACGCACGCCTTCGTGCTGGAAGACCGCCAGAACTTCCCGCAGCTCGGCAACATCGTCCGCAAGGTCGATGGCGGCAACGACACCGTGATGTATCTCGAAGGCAGCGACCAGCATCGCGGCTGGTTCCACTCGTCGCTGCTGGAAAGCGCCGGCACGCGCGGACGCGCGCCGTATGACATCGTGCTGACCCACGGCTTCACGCTCGACGAGAACGGCCGCAAGATGTCGAAGTCGCTCGGCAACACGGTCGAGCCGCAGAAGGTGATCAAGGATTCCGGCGCGGATATCCTGCGCCTTTGGGTGTGCGCCACCGACTATGCCGAC from Bradyrhizobium elkanii USDA 76 harbors:
- a CDS encoding EAL domain-containing protein; protein product: MIRISTIFIAICMVLLAASLGFVLYSVAGISGSESAIVALTALTCLILYNAVSMRLRDRSDVGGQIADLSRGTADLARQVAEFGRRLAAVEGRVASANSTGADRMQGMAGEISELGGLVRQLAASVAHHEDMLAAAPAVQPVASPRDDVLQRVAPAPTVVVAPPPTPAAPPEVSRSQIQLIGAIKQAVDENRLDIYLQPMVTLPQRKVRYYEAVTRLRDERDQVLAAEDFIEAAEAGGLIGRIDHMVMLRCVQVLRRLMIRSKDVGVFCNVSAATLASPAHFTQCLDFLEANRALAPSFVLEFKQATFRNLGPAESENLAALAQRGYRFSIDHVSDLRLEPRELADRGVRFIKVPAALLLDAKQIATTDIHPSDLSDLLGRYGIDLIAERIEGERSVVDLLDYDVRFGQGFLFAPPRPLRPEGASATAEAPQPNPQDLNGASTSAPVSSPAAPPRATGSAALARRALGPN
- a CDS encoding TIGR01459 family HAD-type hydrolase codes for the protein MTSLRFVEQLRDLVGGVDVVLSDIWGVVHNGLESFPEACEALHTFRQQGGTVILITNAPRPADSVQRQLRKLGVADETYDAIVSSGDLTRHFVSDHPGQKIFWIGPERDSSIHRGLDATLVPLEQADYIICTGLFDDETESAEDYRDTLLKALERKLTLVCANPDIVVERGDRLIYCAGAVAELYRELGGEVIFYGKPHRPVYERAMALATERRGRPTELSRVLAIGDSVRTDLTGAHGFGIDLLFVTRGIHSEQFEGIEQLDAASIKELFGHPPRALMRELKW
- a CDS encoding sugar O-acetyltransferase, with translation MNRTEKQKMLAGELYRPDAELAADHTAAEHWMTRYNASGASSAAELHALLGERFRTVGRDAVIRPPFFCDYGSNIRLGDGVFLNFNCVILDVVEVVIGDRTQIGPAVQIYTADHPRDAETRRAGLEFGRPIRIGSDVWIGGGAIILPGVTIGDGALVGAGSVVTRNVAPGAIVAGNPARARPA
- a CDS encoding bifunctional riboflavin kinase/FAD synthetase, with amino-acid sequence MSTGFTVIRDNTPASAIPKGAVVAMGNFDGVHLGHRAVIGAALAMGRAHGVPALAVTFEPHPRSFFSPNTPQFRLTDETNKLRLLAATGLAGAVVMTFDKARAGTSAQDFIHHDLIGRLGISGIAVGYDFHFGKGRVGSPSLLVSEAPRLGIEVDVQAHVDIEERPVSSSAIRMALAEGEIADATTMLGGPWFVTGKVIHGEKRGRDLGYPTANIRLDKHCGLKHGIYAVRVGKGSQRFDGVASFGRRPTFDNGAPLLEAFLFDFKGDLYDAVLDVAFIGFIREELKFDTIEALIRQMDDDSAKARAVLAAAPDAFPQLGVIG
- the prmB gene encoding 50S ribosomal protein L3 N(5)-glutamine methyltransferase, with protein sequence MAKHSKVPARRGSAVPRAPRKAAEKAPKVGAGELHTLFDFLRYAVSRFNAAKLVFAHGTTDPVAEAAFLICETLHLHPDQFENFATARVTVAEGRQILELIERRIATRKPAAYLVNKVYMRGLPFYVDERTIVPRSFIGELLDSHFGGDEDGTSLIGDPEEVERVLDLCTGSGCLAILAARHFPNAAVDAVDISKDALEVAARNVADHGLDDRLTLHRGDLFKPLGGNRYDLIISNPPYVDAEGMAALPRECRAEPKIAFDGGADGLDIVRRLLDEAKQHLTPQGGLLCEIGRGRDNLEAAYPNLPLLWLDTEDSEGEVFWIAAADL
- the ileS gene encoding isoleucine--tRNA ligase; translation: MSDKPQKTDAQKTDVRDYSKTLYLPQTEFPMRAGLPQREPEILKYWNEIGLYDKLRQAAEGRAKFVLHDGPPYANGNIHIGHALNKILKDVVTKSQQMLGFDSNYVPGWDCHGLPIEWKIEEENYRSKGKQKPDFRHSAAMVAFRRECRAYATHWINVQREEFKRLGIIGDWDHPYQTMSYPAEAQIARELMKFAANGTLYRGSKPVMWSVVEKTALAEAEVEYEDHTSDMVWVKFPVTSPAHGALANASVVIWTTTPWTLPGNRAISFSPKIAYGLYKVTDAPADNWAKTGDLLILADALAAEVFKQARVTSYEKVRDIPGDTLDAVECAHPLRGFGGGYEFIVPLLEGEHVTDDTGTGFVHTAPSHGREDFDVWTANTRELDARGIPTAIPYTVDENGAYTAQAPGFTGKRVLNDKGEKGDANEAVIKALIEAGKLLARGRLKHQYPHSWRSKKPVIFRNTPQWFIAMDKPIAENGHAKKGDTLRARALHAISVTQWVPPAGENRINGMIANRPDWVISRQRAWGVPIAVFVRENSDGSAEILQDEVVNQRITEAFMEEGADAWYMDGARERFLGSRASENWKKVDDICDVWFDSGSTHAFVLEDRQNFPQLGNIVRKVDGGNDTVMYLEGSDQHRGWFHSSLLESAGTRGRAPYDIVLTHGFTLDENGRKMSKSLGNTVEPQKVIKDSGADILRLWVCATDYADDQRIGPEILKNTIETYRKLRNSIRWMLGTLHHFKPSEKVAFAEMPELERLMLHELAGHAETIRKAYADFDYKTVVASLAAFMNSELSAFYFDIRKDTLYCDPPSSVARKAALTTIDLLCDAILKWLAPILSFTTDEAWRMYRPNAEPSVHLTLFPEGLEQFRDDALAAKWETIRNVRRVVTGALELERAAKRIGSSLEASPVIYVADRQMLATLFDIDLAEVCITSNYEVREGEAPANAFRLDTVPGVAVVVEKAVGTKCARSWKILPTVGEDGEYPDVSPRDAQALREWKALGGIS
- a CDS encoding response regulator, with the protein product MAVDLSMPVLVVDDYSTMIRIIRNLLKQLGFENIDDASDGSAALNKMRGKKYGLVISDWNMEPMTGYDLLKEVRADPNLATTPFIMITAESKTENVIAAKKAGVNNYIVKPFNAATLKTKIEAVFPDMATA